acaacaattaaaaaattcgttctttgaaaaaattaacaacattCATAATTTTCTATCCTGACTtacagagagggaggggaggaggagggggcagaaggggagggggaggaagcaGCAGCCTGGCCACTGGCACCTGCCAAGGTCAGGAAGAAGAAGTGGCTTTACCCCTGCTCATAGACACAGAAAGATCACAAAGGCACTTCCTTCACTCTATGCTGGTGAATTCAACAACTTAGAGGAAACAGGCAATTCCTCAAATAACATGAACTGTAAACATTTGTTCAAGAAAAATGGACTGCTGTCATTTTATTAAACAATTCAACCACAAACAAAAGTGATAGTACGTCGTGACTAGGTAGGATCTGCCTGCCCCAAGAACATAGGCTGATTCAACACttgaaaatcaatcaatatattCATCGTGTCAACAGACTGAAAAAGGAAAGTCTTAactgatgggggaaaaaaaagccaagatCCAGAAAACAGTCATAAAAAACTGATTACTCATGCACACAAAAATAGACTGAAGTCACCCTCTTGCCATGTATCCAAGTTGACTGGATATGGGTAACAGACCAGATGCCAAGCAGGAGAACTAAACAATCCTGTGACTTTGGGTTAGGCAAAGTTTCTCATGTATGACACTGGAAACATAATCCACAAAAGAAAAACCATTgctaaatcaaaattaaaaagtgtgcTCTTTGGAAAACtgttaaaagtatttaaatatgCACATAGACTTAGGAAAAATGTTTAGAGACCATATTGAAAATGCCTTTATCCTAGAAGGGTAAAGAACCCTGGTGACTCAACAGTAAGGAACCAAACAGCCCAGTGAAAAGCGGGTCAACAACTTGAGCAGCTCAATTCCCTAAAGAAgatggacaaaaagaaaaagacagatttaaCCATGCATATCGCTAGCCACGgggaatacaaatcaaaaccacaactgGATAATTCCCCAGGCCCCTGTTAGAGTGCAGAAAATAGACCGTCTCTACCGAGTGTTGGGGAGGATGGGGACAGACGCTGTTGTGGGACTGCAAACCACAGGTGGCTTTGGCAGTGTCTTAAAGAGTTAAGCGTACACATGACCAGGCCACTCGCTCCTAGGCTTCACCCAAGAGAAACACAAGCATCTGTCCGAAGACGCGGACTCAACGCTCACAGCACTTTTCTCTAAGAGCCCCAAAGCAGACACACCCCAAGGGCTGGCCAAGGAAGTTGACATGCACGTTCGGGCCACGGATGGGGTAGGACCGTCGCCTGGGAGGAATGTGGATTGGTAAGCCCCACGGCACAGATCACAATTACGGAGGGAGGAAAGCCCGGCAGAGGTGCAGGCCCCCTGATGGCACTGAGGAGAGTCGTGGCGCACGCAGGCTCCTCTGCAGGGAAAGCAGATGGTGCTGGCCTGGTGGCGGGGCACAGCTGGAGAGTGACAGAAACTTTAGGGTGTCTGCGTGGCGGGGTGATGGTTCACGGGTGTGCAGAGATGACGAATCACATCTTAGTACGCTGTTCGCTGTGTGTCACTGACGCCCCAATGAAGATGCCTTAAAACCCTGGTGGCCCAGGCCCTGAGCTGGCGCTCCCCcacctccaggccctcctcctaAGCCCTGGGAAGGGAGCCGGGCCCTGGGGTCTGCGGGACCTAAATGGGCAAAGATCTAACCCTCCGATGTCCACGCAGGACAGGGACACTGCGGGAGGCTCGCCCGGATCCAGCGGGAGCAGGGTCAGCCAGGGGGAGACCCACCAGAGCCCAGCCTGGTGGACCTGCTTAGGGGCGGGGCCTAACCTCTGAAGCCCCGCCCTACCGACAGGCCACGCCCCCACCTGCAGAGGCTTGGTCCCTGAACTGCTGGCCCGCTTTGTCGGAAGCCCCGCCCCAGGACAGCCCAGAGCCACGCCCAtagcccaggccccgcccccacccGCCCACTAACGCGGTGCCTCGCAGGCCCCGCCCTCATGGCCAGACCCCGCCCAGCCCCGCCCTTCCGTCACCCAGCCCTCCCCGGCCCCGCCCCTGCCAtcaggccccgccccgccccgcgcaggccccgccccgccccgcgcagGCCCCGCCTCCCCTGCCAGCCGCGGGCGGCGTGGGCACCCGAGTGGGGTCGCCGCGGCGCGGGGCGTGGCGCCTGGTCGGCTCGAGCGGCCGCAGCGGCGTGACAGCGCGGCTGCCCGCGGCCCCCAGGTAAAGCCCGCCGCCCCGCACGGCCCCGTCCTGCGTCCCGCCGGGTCCGCGCCCgcgcccgccgcccgccgccgcccgccACTCCCGCCGCGCGGCCGGGCggcttcccctcctctcccctgcgCGGGAGCGGGCAGCCGCCCCTTCAGGGCTGGCGGGAGAAGCTCCGGGATCGCCGCCTTTAAGGTGTCACAGCAGGTGTCGGCGACAGGCGTTGGCCCCCTCTGCCAGGCGCGCTCACCCGCCGCCATCCACCGGGCCTGACCTGGTGCTGCTGATCCGGAAGGAAGCCCTCCGCCCAGCTCGTCCAGCTCGTCCAGCTCGCCCAGCTCGAGGTGACCAGCCGGCAGGGGAAGGCGGTGTGGATTCCGGGTGACTGCCCCAGCTCAGGTCCCCAGCAGTGGGCGGGTGGCCAGGGCTGCATGCCCGCAGGGTTCTCTGACCACTTGGCCCTGGGGTCTGCTGTCAGCCAATGGTCAGCACTAGCCACCTTCTTGGCCTGAGACGCCCCTCTGGGTGGTACTGGAAGACTTCAGAAGAAAATTATAGACCAGGTGTGTTTAAGGGGGTGTGGTGGGCCCCAGTTGCCTCCTTTTTCTGGGCCAGTCTCTCCCTCAGGGTGTGGCCCATTCCCAGCTGGTCCCTAGTGGACAGGGCTGATGGCTGTCCCTTCTCTCACCCATTTCTCTTGTTATTTTTCAGAATTCCTGGTGCCACTGCTCTTCCtggagaggaagaagagtttgTGCGCTGGTGATTCTGGCACAGTGGAAAGGGCAGGGGTCCTCAGGCCAAAAGCAGAGGAGCTACTTGTCCCAGGCTGTGGCAGGATGGGCCCTAGGAGCAGATGGAGCCCCTGGTGTCTGCTGGCCCCctcccctgggtcctgcctcttcctcctcttctgcctgCACTTGGGTGCCTCCTGCCCACCAGCCTGCCAGTGCCCTGACCATgcaggggctgtggctgtccACTGCAGTGCCAGGGGCCTGCAGGAGATCCCCAGGGACATCCCAACCGAGGCCGTGCTCCTGAAGCTGGATGCCAACAAAATCTCGCGAATCCCCAACGGAGCCTTCCAGCACTTGCAGCAGCTGAGAGAGCTGGACCTGTCCCACAATGCCATCGAGACCATCGGCCCCACGGCCTTCTCTGGCCTGGCCGGGGGCCTGCGGCTGCTGGACCTGTCCCACAATGGCATCCGGAGGATTCCGAAGGATGCCCTGGGCAAGCTGAGCGCCAAGATCCGCCTGTCTCACAACCCCCTGCACTGTGAGTGTGCTCTGCAGGAGGCCCTGTGGGAGCTGAAGCTGGACCCCGACTCGGTGGATGAGATCTCCTGCCACACCTCCGCTCAGGACGAGTTCGTGGGGAGGCCTCTCATCCAGGTGCTGGACTCGGGCGTCAGCTTCTGCAGCACCCACCACAAGACCACCGACGTGGCCATGCTGGTCACCATGTTTGGCTGGTTTGCCATGGTGATCACGTACATTGTGTACTACGTGCGTCACAACCAGGAGGACGCCCGGAGGCACCTCGAGTACCTCAAGTCCCTGCCCAGTGCCCCCGTTTCCAAGGACCCCGTTGGCTCTGCCCCCTAGCGCCCACCCTAGGCAGGCCCACCCTCAGTGGTTTTTGTAGCAGGTGGAGACCACGTGTGCTTCTGGTGTCCCCAGTGAGGGGGTGTCACGGCACTCGCGTGCAGTGCATCCGTCTGGAGAGAGCGTCTGTGTGTACCTGTCATCGCAGAGCCTTGGGTCAGCAGTGGACCACTTGATGGCAAGGACACTGAGGTTTGGTGTGAATGACTTCCTGTGGCCACACGGCCAGGCTTGCTCCCTTGGGACCCGAGCCCCAGCTGCCCGAGGTGACATTCCACATTCCTTCCACTCCGCCAGCCTTTCTCACGTGGGCTCAGGAGGCACACGTGGGTCCACAGGGGAGGGCGGTTCTGGCTGGGAGGGGGTGCAGTTCAGCTCTCGAGGGTACCAGGGCGCCCAGGTCCCCACTGCCCGGCCAGTTGCCTCTGTTGAACTAGGGCCCTGGGCACGTTCCAGCAGAGCCCCGTCCTGGAGGCCAGGCTGTTGTAGGCAGGTCAGTGGGATGCACAGCTCACACTAACTTGTGCTCAGAGGGTCGGAGAACTCTTGTGCCAGAATTCCCACCCATCCCGAGGGGCAGACGCAGAGGGAAGCCTGAGAAAGGCCCAGCCTAGATTCTCAAGGGGCAGCCAACCCACACGGCCCTACCCTGCTTCCTGCCTCTCCGCCTGTGCCGGGTTGGCAGGGGCCTGTCAACTCAGGTCACTACTGTGCCTTGCTTTTCTAGTCACTGATGTCTAAACAGTTTTCCAGGGACGCAGAGGGAAGTTCCGTGTTGGAGGCCCGTCAGTGGGACACTTCTTTTTCCCTGAAATGGGAACTTTCTCTTTTCACCTTTGCTGCCAGGGGTCTTGGAGCTCAGTGATTTCTCAGTTTTCTTACTGACACGGTTTCACGTTCAGGGTCCGTGTTTCCTCCACCTATGACTCTAATTACAGTTTACTTTTTATCGCCTTTTTGTATGAGTGTTTGGATTTTAAGCTACTTCAGGGTTGAGCAAATAAGTGTGAATTCATTATTCTTTCAAGTGTAGAGGTCTCATCAAGAAAAAGTTTAGAAGCAACGACAAGTTGGGGGGACTTTATTTGGCAGGCACCCTGTGGCCCGCAGTGGGGCATGAGCCTCTGAGGTGGCCTGGGATCCGCGCCACCGCGTCCACGCAGCTCAGCCACCTTGTTTTGGAGCCGCGGTGTGCCCAGCCGTGTGACCTGTCATCTGCTCTGTGGCAGAGGGACCTGGGCCTGGGAGCCTCTGTCCCGGGAAACAGGGCTGGAGAGCACCAGGGAGGGTGGGTGAGGGGTGGGGCATCGTGGCAGCCACCTGTGGGGTGCAGAGTGAAGCCGTCAGGGCTGGGCAGTGAACGCGGCTGTCTGTAGCGGGGCCTGCGTGGCAGTGCTGGGCAGCCTGCGGGCAGCAGCCCCCACTTCCCCCTCCAGGGCACACACAGTGGGAGAGGCCACTGGGCCAGGGCTTGCTGCCCCACAGGCATGGCCGTGGCCGGGGTAGGTGTGGCCCCAGGCGGCCGGCGGAGCCAGGGTCCTGCAGGACTGCTCgtctctgctcctccctgcccAGCGCCTTCTTGCCCTCCAGGAGGTGCACGGCGGGGCTCCTTCTCTCCCTGCCCGACTGCCGGGCACCCGTCTAGGGCCTGTTCCCCTTGCTGCAGGGCCGAGCTCCTGCAAGCCCCAGCGCAAGGCAGCTGGGCGCAGGCCCCTCCTCTGTGCAGGAGCCCAGAGCCGGGTCCCTACAGAGTCCCACCTTCCTGGCCTGTGGGTTCCCCCCTCTCACGGGCCCAGAGAGCAAGGCTTCTCGGAGGAAGACCCCAGCGGTCCTGCACAGAAGACCCCCTGCTCACCACAGCCCCCACGcttctctctgcctcccctgccccctcccctcctgggACCCTCTCACCTGTGGGGCCTAGAGTCTGTGGCGCAGACTTGGGGGGACATGGGTGCCCTTGAGGTGACAGGCCACAGGGGTTCGTCCACTCACTGCGTGAGCAGCgcttcctccccaccctctctgACTTCTCCTGCCCAGCGAGGTCAGGGAGGCCCACCACGGGCACAGGTGTGCTCTGGGTGCACACCTGGCTGGAGGCAGTGGGCGGCTCTGCCCATGTGGCGCAGGGCTGGCAGGGTAAGCCACCTCCCAGGCCCCTCAGCTGGGCCCTCGCCGCTTTCTGTCCTGCCCTTGGCTGGCCCTGCCGGACACTGAGGGCTACCTGGGAGGGGTCAGGGTGCCGACGGAGGCGGAGGTGGGGTGTCCTGGCCAGGCGGGGTCTGGGTGGCTCCTGGAGCTAAGTCTAAAGTGGGGTCCTGGCTGCGGGCTTCCTAGGGACCCTCAGAAGGCCCTCTGCTCACGGCGGCTGGTGTGGGTCCTGCTGTCTGGGCTCTGCCCCGTGCCGGGCCTCTCGGTCACTGCGGCACCGGGAGCTGGCAGACCTGGGGCAGAGCAGGCTGGTGTCACCTCCAACCAGCTCGTGACAGCTGATTGTTAAATATGGCTCCTGACCACCATCGTCAAACTTGTAGGAATTCTGTGAGCCAGTTGACCTCATCGGGTATTTGGATGCTGACCATGGAGACCGTCAGATGCTGTAAACCCTCCTGCCCGGGAGGTTGGCCGTGTTCGCCACCCAGGCTGCGGGGCCTGTCTGTGTGGCCACCTCCCAGTCTGGGTCGAGCGTCTCCTGCATCACCACCGCTCAGGCCCTTGGGCAGTAGTCAAGAGCAGGGTTGGGGCAGGGCCATGGAGCCACCAGGCTGCAGTGACCCAGAGCAGGACAGGGCCATGGGGCCACCAGACACCAGTGCAGGGTGACTCTCCTTACCCTGACATGGGCGCAGCCGTGGCTGTCCTTGGAGATGGAGCCCAGGCCGTCAGCCAGCTCTGCCTGCCCCTGGACCCTGGGACGGCAGGCAGATTCTCCCTGGAGCCGCCAGGAGCCAGCCCTGCTGAGGCCTTGGTGCTGAGTGGGGGAGGTGGGCCTGGCCCTGACCCCGGGGCTCTAAGACACCGAATCTGCCTGGCCTGGGCCACTGAGCTGGTGGGGCATTGCTGGGCAGCACAGCAGGCCACCGCAGCCTCCGCCTGGGGGCTCTGCCCGCGCGGCCGGCTTGGACCCACGCTGCTCTGCAGCCGCCTGGACACTGCAGCTG
This window of the Ictidomys tridecemlineatus isolate mIctTri1 chromosome 3, mIctTri1.hap1, whole genome shotgun sequence genome carries:
- the Lrrc3 gene encoding leucine-rich repeat-containing protein 3 isoform X1, encoding MVSTSHLLGLRRPSGWYWKTSEENYRPEFLVPLLFLERKKSLCAGDSGTVERAGVLRPKAEELLVPGCGRMGPRSRWSPWCLLAPSPGSCLFLLFCLHLGASCPPACQCPDHAGAVAVHCSARGLQEIPRDIPTEAVLLKLDANKISRIPNGAFQHLQQLRELDLSHNAIETIGPTAFSGLAGGLRLLDLSHNGIRRIPKDALGKLSAKIRLSHNPLHCECALQEALWELKLDPDSVDEISCHTSAQDEFVGRPLIQVLDSGVSFCSTHHKTTDVAMLVTMFGWFAMVITYIVYYVRHNQEDARRHLEYLKSLPSAPVSKDPVGSAP
- the Lrrc3 gene encoding leucine-rich repeat-containing protein 3 isoform X2; the encoded protein is MGPRSRWSPWCLLAPSPGSCLFLLFCLHLGASCPPACQCPDHAGAVAVHCSARGLQEIPRDIPTEAVLLKLDANKISRIPNGAFQHLQQLRELDLSHNAIETIGPTAFSGLAGGLRLLDLSHNGIRRIPKDALGKLSAKIRLSHNPLHCECALQEALWELKLDPDSVDEISCHTSAQDEFVGRPLIQVLDSGVSFCSTHHKTTDVAMLVTMFGWFAMVITYIVYYVRHNQEDARRHLEYLKSLPSAPVSKDPVGSAP